A single window of Rhipicephalus microplus isolate Deutch F79 chromosome 5, USDA_Rmic, whole genome shotgun sequence DNA harbors:
- the LOC142817760 gene encoding cell adhesion molecule Dscam2-like has product MPFFAGRINVVPFYIPDKVMLGDTVKVVCYTNTEQTPLSFKWMKDDKILAADENVRIKTQADLSTMILGPIKPVHRGNYTCQVFTPESSGSYTATLIVHAPPSWLAEPADQHVARNSNLTIHCSASGEPAPRITWIFASGPRKKPLDVTRDGSLQLTNIRKEDQGIYSCRASNEVGNSLEKAITLTVTGNTSENTPEGYCPFCSSGRHTRKQLTRKSYR; this is encoded by the exons ATGCCATTCTTTGCAGGGCGCATCAACGTGGTGCCCTTTTACATACCGGACAAAGTCATGCTTGGAGATACGGTGAAAGTTGTGTGCTACACAAACACGGAGCAAACGCCTTTGTCGTTCAAGTGGATGAAGGACGACAAGATACTGGCCGCCGATGAGAACGTCCGCATAAAGACGCAAGCCGACCTGTCGACGATGATTCTGGGCCCTATAAAACCTGTTCACCGAGGAAACTACACCTGTCAAGTATTCACGCCAGAATCTAGCGGATCGTACACGGCTACACTAATAGTACACG ctccTCCCAGCTGGCTTGCAGAACCAGCTGACCAACATGTTGCAAGAAATTCGAATCTAACAATTCACTGCTCAGCTTCTGGGGAGCCAGCACCACGAATAACCTGGATATTTGCGAGTG GGCCAAGGAAGAAGCCTCTCGATGTAACACGCGACGGAAGCCTTCAGCTTACGAACATCCGGAAAGAAGACCAAGGAATTTACTCCTGCCGTGCGAGCAACGAAGTCGGCAATTCCCTGGAGAAAGCCATAACGCTGACTGTCACTGGTAACACATCTGAAAACACCCCAGAGGGCTACTGCCCTTTTTGTAGCAGCGGTAGGCACACACGTAAACAACTGACGCGCAAAAGCTACCGCTAG